A region from the Dermacentor andersoni chromosome 11, qqDerAnde1_hic_scaffold, whole genome shotgun sequence genome encodes:
- the LOC126539559 gene encoding membrane metallo-endopeptidase-like 1, whose amino-acid sequence MIVEGVPKELQQGMPPIATVPLGYAEPRWNLYLAVTVVGAMLVMSGTFLAPAGLRFVIGCQSPQCGDWFEDLAVSISPRRKPCDDFYEFVCANRNTTQGATVNAFLKLQIRVALSFFKRLLLVDTDLPDTSLVSAHVKTARLMQRCMQEAINGADDLHFVTDFLAQYNLSWPPAQEPAVRAAQEERSVVDLLVELSLVRGVHPLLRIVPDVYFKRRGYYSLHVEFNLAFMYEWAAVRKLLLATGRLAPFFEITALLLSGRRPHPQLVERLMALDNMLLTAALPPMGDRPNMTTSYVRFGDLSNLTSPSFPGQMLLDAVNRVLPPRRRLSEDDELVVTNGPYLRAIGQLLGPSPASETLRAYVTLMLVRYLAPSTSSRLVSSQLPVEGNALNAVLFRLAHCVADAIQLVPYVMGDLFVRWHLDEKELDGARDIVGRVRNATRAGFLALRWIDEETRRGALRRIDNLASLVGHPDNVSRVDQLNRHYAFLPAMRGSYAHMLTASRDADAHRLLRRLRASEPFFPAVDVELPMILVNAFYLPIYHVMVIPPAIMFAPFYRRALPAALNYGSLGHVVGHEITHGFDPELSLYNESGLREDWWTARSRANFEQRVKCLRRLYNEAPWSRGVNYGDTALSENFADCGGLDKVYRSFKSLGPQPSQRLGDESYTADQLFFISSCYKWCTVEGAMRGRSSSPSDESEAIKFYSPMHMRCNVPLMNMPEFAEHFSCAPGTVMNPRVRCETF is encoded by the exons ATGATCGTGGAGGGTGTACCCAAGGAACTGCAGCAAGGCATGCCGCCCATTGCGACCGTGCCGCTGGGCTACGCAGAGCCACGCTGGAACTTGTACCTGGCAGTGACCGTCGTCGGGGCAATGCTGGTCATGTCGGGGACATTCCTGGCGCCCGCAGGACTTCG gttcGTGATCGGCTGCCAATCCCCCCAGTGCGGCGACTGGTTCGAGGACCTGGCTGTGTCCATCAGCCCGCGGCGCAAGCCTTGTGACGACTTCTACGAGTTCGTCTGCGCAAACAGGAACACCACGCAG GGTGCCACCGTGAACGCGTTCCTGAAGCTTCAGATCCGCGTGGCGCTGTCCTTCTTCAAACGGCTGCTGCTTGTCGACACCGACCTGCCGGATACCAGCCTGGTCAGCGCACACGTGAAGACTGCGCGCCTCATGCAACGCTGCATGCAGGAGGCCATCAACGGCGCCGACGACCTGC ACTTCGTGACCGACTTCCTGGCGCAGTACAACCTGTCGTGGCCCCCCGCGCAAGAGCCGGCGGTGCGCGCGGCCCAGGAGGAACGCTCTGTGGTCGACTTGCTGGTCGAGCTGAGCCTGGTGCGCGGCGTGCACCCGCTTCTGCGCATTGTGCCCGACGTGTACTTCAAGCGGCGCGGCTACTACTCGCTCCACGTCGAGTTTAACCTGGCCTTCATGTACGAGTGGGCCGCCGTGCGCAAGCTGCTGCTTGCCACGGGCCGGCTTGCACCCTTCTTCGAGATCACCGCCCTGCTTCTATCCGGGAG GCGCCCACATCCCCAGCTGGTGGAGCGCCTGATGGCACTGGACAACATGCTGCTGACGGCGGCGCTCCCGCCGATGGGCGACCGGCCCAACATGACCACGTCGTACGTGCGCTTCGGCGACCTGAGCAACCTGACGAGCCCGTCATTTCCCGGACAGATGCTGCTGGACGCCGTGAACCGCGTGCTGCCGCCGAGACGGCGGCTGAGCGAGGACGACGAGCTGGTGGTCACCAACGGCCCTTACCTGCGCGCcatcgggcagctgctggggccCAGCCCGGCCTCCGAGACGCTGCGCGCATACGTCACCCTCATGCTG GTTCGCTACCTGGCACCGTCGACGTCGTCCCGTCTGGTGAGCAGCCAGCTGCCGGTAGAAGGGAACGCGCTGAACGCAGTGCTGTTCCGGCTGGCTCACTGCGTGGCCGACGCCATACAGCTGGTGCCGTACGTCATGGGCGACCTGTTCGTGCGCTGGCACCTGGACGAGAAGGAGCTGGACGGCGCACGAGACATCGTCGGCCGGGTGCGCAACGCGACGCGCGCTGGCTTCTTGGCGCTGCGATGGATCGACGAAGAGACGCGCCGCGGAGCCCTGAGGCGCATCGACAACTTGGCCTCGCTCGTTGGGCACCCCGACAATGTGTCCAG GGTGGACCAGCTGAACCGGCACTACGCGTTCCTGCCGGCCATGCGAGGCAGCTACGCGCACATGCTGACCGCGAGCCGGGACGCGGACGCCCATCGCCtgctgcggcggctgcgcgccAGCGAGCCTTTCTTCCCCGCCGTGGACGTGGAGCTGCCCATGATTCTGGTGAACGCGTTCTATCTGCCCATCTACCACGTGATGGTCATCCCGCCGGCCATCATGTTCGCGCCTTTCTACCGACGCGCGCTGCCCGCCGCGCTCAACTACGGCTCGCTGGGCCACGTCGTGGGTCACGAGATCACGCACGGCTTCGACCCCGAGCTCAGCCTGTACAACGAGTCCGGCCTGCGCGAGGACTGGTGGACGGCGCGCTCGCGCGCCAACTTCGAGCAGCGCGTCAAGTGCCTGCGCCGCCTCTACAACGAGGCCCCCTGGTCGCGCGGCGTCAACTACGGAGACACGGCGCTCTCCGAGAACTTCGCCGACTGCGGGGGCCTCGACAAGGTGTACCG GTCATTCAAGTCGCTTGGTCCTCAGCCATCGCAGCGGCTGGGCGACGAGAGCTACACGGCCGACCAGCTGTTCTTCATCAGCAGCTGCTACAAGTGGTGCACCGTGGAGGGCGCCATGCGCGGCCGTTCCTCGTCCCCGAGCGACGAGTCTGAGGCCATCAAGTTCTACTCGCCCATGCACATGCGTTGCAACGTGCCACTCATGAACATGCCCGAGTTCGCAGAGCACTTCAGCTGCGCTCCGGGCACCGTCATGAATCCGCGCGTGCGCTGCGAGACCTTTTAG